The Cryptococcus neoformans var. grubii H99 chromosome 8, complete sequence DNA window CTGAACAGCCATCACAACTCACTCTCTCCTTGAAACCATACAGAGGCTCCATAACCAGTGCTTTCATACCATCCTTTACACCAGTGGTAAGTTCATCCCTTGCTTCCTTCAACCCGGACCTAAAGTCGGTAATAGGAACTCTCTGACGTGTAGCTTGTTCGTATGACCACGTCCAACCACCTGATGGGTTTTGGACTTGGGAAATGGTGACTGGCTGCTGTGTTGAGATGTCGATTTCTCTCTCAGGGATCTTTGGGAAAGGACGGATCAGCTGTGGCTCAAATCTTCACAAAAGAAACTGACCGGTTGGTTGAACATGTGCAACACATTCAACACAGATGCAGTCAaagcgaggaagaacgCTTGGGCACCTCCGATAATAGGATCCGAGTCGGCAATATTCACTGGGTATTCCTTTGGTCCTGCAGTAGCGGTTAGAAATGATCAGGTTTGTTGGTGAAAAAAAGCTTACGATTTGGTTCAAGCGTTTTGAAAGACAACTTTCCTTCATCGACCAACACTCCAGCAGCAATCCCCGATAGATGAAGGTTGTACTCCGGCGAATACCAAATAGCAGCTCTAGAAGGAATGATATCGCATCTATTTAACTGGTTAGCTGATTTTCAAGGTGCCATATCCAACAATTCACCTCATGCTAAGCAAAGGAAGGTGCTTATGGATGGCCTCCGCAGCCCTCTTTGTACCGTCTTCAATAGACAACTGTGATCCGTACTCTTTAGCGGCAGACTGAACTCTCAGAGATAGcgcctcctccaaagcAGAGACCATCGCTTCACAGTTAAGGGCGTCTGACGAGACGGCACGGGCGGCAATGCCGACTTGGTGGATCTGTCTGCCCCAGAAGCTATAAAAATGGGTTAGTGAGGACAGTATGCTCAAAAACGAAGGTGACTTGCCTTAGAGGACGTCCGATTGCCACGATGATGGCTGGTATACCAGCTCTCATAGCAGCGAGGTTGAGCGAAGCGCCTAACAACCTGTATGAGAGTTTGCAAGCTTCAACAAATGGGATCACTTACTATCTGAGTGACAGATAGTTGAAATCCGTCTCTCTGACAGAAGCCACTGGTATGGAACAGGTGCCACCTCTATGAATCAGCTTGTTAGCTCTTTACAAAATTAACAAAGCTGACTCCTGGGAACTTGCCAGACACGATAAAGATATCAGGATTTTCaccattcttcatctgcaATCCTTTCACATCCACAATGGCCCTATTATTGGTTTTCAATAAAGCCGTGATGAAGGAGTCTGTACTGGGTAAGCGTAGCCTACAGTAAAAGAACGGATGACATGCTTATGACATTTGTGGAGTCTGAATTGGGTAGGTCAAGCCTAAAAGACAATCAGCATGTCAGGTTTGAGTCTCACGAAGTTGACTCACTTGACATATACAGGTTCCTTCCCGTTTTCGAGGAAGCATAAAAGGTCGTCAGAAGGGTGGAAATCTACTTGCTCCTGGTGATCAAATATGAAGCCAGTTACGTCTGCTCTCGATTTAGCGACTTGAGAAGTTTGCATGTCTTTATACTCACCGATATGTTCTCTCCAGTCCTCCGGCTTTTTCAGAAGCGAGGGACTCCAGCAATAGGTGAAAGGCACTTTCAATCGATCCAGAACACCTGGCCCCTCCATCTTGGTGAGAGTTGGTAGACCCAGGCTGGCGACGCGAAACTCGTTGATGATCCTTCCAAGGGCGTGCCAAACCCTATAAAATCATCAGCGATAACGATATATTCACTAAGGAAACAGACGTACTGATTCTCATAGATGGGATAGCTAAGGTAATTAGTCAGTGAAGCGTTGGTATTAGATCGTTGGACGATGGCTCCGGAATGTGGAAGAATGATAGTGGGTGAACAGGGGTTGGCTAGATATTGATCAGCTTTTGTTTCCGGCTCAAGGGAGGCAATGGACGTACTGGAAAGTATATGTAGAGGAAGACCAAGAAGTTCAGCGATGGATACTTGGCAGGGAACATTCGGCGCCGAAATGATTAGATCAGCGGCAAAATGTGAATTTGTAGGTACAGTAGAGGTGCTAAAGGTCGAGCGATATAGTGACCTTAATGTGGGTTCCAAAGTTTTCTGGTCTGATATGGTCGTGAGCATGATGCACATTTGTTGACAGTGGAATACCTACTCTTCGTCCAAGTAGACAGGCTCGCATCCGGTGGTGCGGAGAGAGGATACATTTCCAGCTTATCATTCAGCCCAACTCGGCCATCTCTACCTGTCCTCCCTGCCAGAAAATTCTTAGCTTGGTTAAAGAGGCCTTCATGAATTTCTTGTGTAGCAATGCGGATTCGATGTGAATGTGAGACGATTAGTTCAATGGCAAGGGATATGAATGGGCGAAGATCATCTACAAGCATCAATTTAATCGATCGTTCCTTAATATCAAACCGGGAATCTACCTTCATCCCCGATTGCGAACATCACAATGTTCAATGATGGCACAGACCCTTGTGGATCCAACGCATATTCCTTGACCTTTggagcaacagcagcaggtAGATCGCCGAGATTCTCCTGGACATCAATCCAGATATTGACGTCCCCATAAGTCGTCAAAGAGGACCGCACGAGGAGGCCTGATCCAGAGCTAATGAATGCGCTGCGATCTATAGTGAGTCAGTCTTCGAAACATTTTTTGTGGGATCTGTATATTTACCGGCGTCAGAAGGCACTGGTGCGACATAATTGTTGCTCGAAGCGGGCGTTGATGACCCGCCCTGCGCCTCGTATGGCGGTGGCGATTCCATGGTCGATTAACGTTGAAGATTATGAAGGGGGAATTGCTAGATTGATATAAACATGATCATGCCTTTTGACATCGTATTTGGGACGGCACCTGAGAGGGAAGCgggaagatgggaagaggggaCTATGGAGACTAATTGAATTGGGAAGCGAGGTCGGAACCGGAGTCGTTATCCTTATCAATTACCTAATCGTGCCTGGCGCACTCCAAACTTCCTACTAATTAAACAACCGCCGGCGGGCTGCACCAAAACAGTCAGTGAAGTGTCGatcctttccctttggcATAGGTCCGTATATATCGCCTGCATACTGTATAACTATTAACATTCCTGATAGAAGCAAGCCTCATATAAAAGGCTCTCCACGTGGAACAGGCTACAAATGCCAACCATTTCACCAAGCAAATATAACATCTATACGTTGTGCTAGTAGGATTGGTCGGCACCAACTCTCGAGCACGCAGGTCATGGAGGTATACGCCATGAAAGCTTCCATTGGATTCATGAAAGTCAAGGGCTGGTAGAGAAGGTTAATTGGCCTAAGAACGGAAATGACAGTCACTTGAGAGCTGTGATATCATTGCCAAGGATCCGAAGTCCGCCATCCATCCTGGAGCTTATGTACGTTCGAGATCattattcttcttcttcttcccttttttgaCATCTGGCCTTGATATGTGCTCGTCCTCATGCTACTCTCATATATGGGGACTATTTCCCAGTATGGAAAAGATAATCACCTACAGCAGCTGCAAACTTATGAGCCATTAAACCAGCAACCATCGACCTCGCAGTTGCATACCGATGCTTGGACTTCGCTGAACCTCAAGATATTTTGACCGGTTTTCCTAGTGGTCGAAGATTGTCGTTTCTGAAGGCCAGATTTCCTAATTTTCAATATCGACCTTTTTTTAGACGGAGCTGGTTGAAATCGCGATTGGGGTGACACAACGATGAGAGTCTGTCTTTATAAGTGTGGGGCCTTAGCCAGTGATAGAGTGAGTAA harbors:
- a CDS encoding UDP-glucose,sterol transferase, translating into MESPPPYEAQGGSSTPASSNNYVAPVPSDADRSAFISSGSGLLVRSSLTTYGDVNIWIDVQENLGDLPAAVAPKVKEYALDPQGSVPSLNIVMFAIGDEDDLRPFISLAIELIVSHSHRIRIATQEIHEGLFNQAKNFLAGRTGRDGRVGLNDKLEMYPLSAPPDASLSTWTKNQKTLEPTLRSLYRSTFSTSTVPTNSHFAADLIISAPNVPCQVSIAELLGLPLHILSTNPCSPTIILPHSGAIVQRSNTNASLTNYLSYPIYENQVWHALGRIINEFRVASLGLPTLTKMEGPGVLDRLKVPFTYCWSPSLLKKPEDWREHIDVTGFIFDHQEQVDFHPSDDLLCFLENGKEPVYVKLDLPNSDSTNVINSFITALLKTNNRAIVDVKGLQMKNGENPDIFIVSEVAPVPYQWLLSERRISTICHSDSASLNLAAMRAGIPAIIVAIGRPLSFWGRQIHQVGIAARAVSSDALNCEAMVSALEEALSLRVQSAAKEYGSQLSIEDGTKRAAEAIHKHLPLLSMRCDIIPSRAAIWYSPEYNLHLSGIAAGVLVDEGKLSFKTLEPNRPKEYPVNIADSDPIIGGAQAFFLALTASVLNVLHMFNQPIPEREIDISTQQPVTISQVQNPSGGWTWSYEQATRQRVPITDFRSGLKEARDELTTGVKDGMKALVMEPLYGFKERGPIGGVFGLVRGGVSLVTRPLGSGISAVRYGAEGAIREVDGRSTKLFSLDYSSPAESLRPSRKAASIEELRQITSEDRKRILEEFKHAKSDEATESRKVWDEAISLGKTPERSSDGIEIGRYTSPLSSEADKSSKKWWKGKGKGKGKERVSETTLGPHSLQSSSGLTSGDTSSHADEKFWPSGEK